The following proteins come from a genomic window of Palaemon carinicauda isolate YSFRI2023 chromosome 12, ASM3689809v2, whole genome shotgun sequence:
- the LOC137650952 gene encoding craniofacial development protein 2-like: MGILVCYAPKNYSPEERTDEYYEEQQRVIDDSPERYKKVVIGEFNAKVGRNNHGIENVIGVESLGEVVSENGAHLISFCSANTLVTGGTLFQRMNIQKSTWTSPFGIYKNQRDHIAINKERSMT; this comes from the coding sequence ATGGGTATtctagtttgctatgccccaaaaaattattcccctgaagaaagaacagatgaatactatgaagaacagcagagggtaatagatgataGCCCTGAAAGATATAAGAAAGTTGTGATTGGcgaattcaatgctaaagttggaagaaataatcatgggatagagaatgtgattggtgtCGAGAGTCTTGGTGAAGTTGTAAGTGAAAATGGAGCACatctcataagtttctgttcagcaaacactcTCGTCACTGGGGGTACTCTATTTCAACGCATGAACATCCAAAAGtctacatggacttcaccatttggcatttacaaaaatcagagagatcatattgccattaataaagaaagaagcatGACCTGA